The Bifidobacterium crudilactis region GGTTCCAGTGCCGCACGGCCTAACGGCACAGTCGCTGGAACCTCGGTCGCCTTCGCTGCGGAATCGGCCTACGGACGCATGCTCCACGAAGCCTTAGCCGTCGAGAACATCCATGTCGGCCAGATGATCGTTCCCGGTGCCATCGGCGGAGGTGATCCTCTCTACGATCCCGCTGCTTTGGCAGACAGACTGTGGACAGCGCACGCTTCGCAGGGCGACTTCCGGACCACGGTAGGAGCATAAGACCAACCAGAGCCGTCGATCACGCAAAGGCAACGCAAACAGCCGGGTGGTCGTTAATCACAGCACCAGCATTCAATTTGGGAACAACAGATACGAACAATACCGATAAGGACCAACACTCATGACATTGCATGAAGGCGGATATCGCTTCGACCTCGAACCAGAGGTCAGCAGGACCTCTGTACGCTACACGAACCGCTATGGCATCGCCATCGCCGGGGATCTATACTGTCGCAAAGACCTCGACGAATCGCAGAAGCATGCTGCAATAGTAATCGGCCCCCCGCATAGCGCAGTCAAAGAGCAGGCTCCTGGCGTGTACGCGAACCAGCTGGCCCAACGTGGCTTCGTGGCGCTGGCCTTCGACCCGTCATTCAACGGAGAAAGCGGCGGAGAACCTCGCCATGTCAGCTCACCAGAGATCTTCGCGGAGGACTTCAGCGCTGGAGTCGATTACTTGGGAACCCTACCCTATGTCAGCAGGAAACGGATAGGTGCGCTCGGCATCTGCGGGAGCGGCGGTTTCGCTTTGAGCGCCGCGCAGGTCGATGCCCGCATCAAGGCCGTCGTCACCTCGGCCATGTATGACATCAGCGGCGTGAACCGTGAAGGCTGGAAACATTCTGCTACCGACGCGGATCGCAAGCGCATGCTGGAATCGCTGTCCGAACAGCGTTGGACTGATGTGGACGCGGGCGCTCCTGAAGTCGTGCGAGCATTCCCGCCGGAGCCGACCGACACGATTCCCGAGGGATTGGACGCGATTACGGCCGAATTCTTCGAATATTACGGTACAGAACGCGGGCACCACCCGCACGCCATCGGTGGTTTCACCACGACGAGCGGATTGGCGCACATCAACTTCGGACCACTGCGCTGGGTAAACGACATCGCACCACGACCCATTCTGCTGATTACCGGCAGCAAGGCACATTCGCGTTACTTCAGCGAAGACGTGTATAAACAGGCGAAAGAACCCAGAGAGCTGATCGTGGTCCCCGGCGCGCGACATATCGATCTGTATGATCGCGTCGACCTGATCCCCTTCGATGAGATCGCCGCCTTCTACGGGAAGAACTTGACCTGAACGCCTTTTGCTCCCGTCAATTCCACGCATCGCACACGCCCAATAGTCATCACTCGTCAACGATTCAAGAAGGGTCCGTCATGGAAAACGCGAGAGCAATGCATCTTATCGCGTGCACGCTGGCGATCGCATTCCTTGCCGCCGGTTGTTCGCCGTCGTCGCCGGAATCCTCAGCTGACATCTCGCCGGGAGGCTCATCCTCTCCAACTATTTCGGACAAGACGTCATCCAGGTCGAGCAGATCATCGCAGGCAGCCGGGAGATTCAATATGGAGCATCGAAACGTCCGTCTCAACAGCGGATATGACATGCCTAGCATAGACATGGGAACCTACGCGCTCTCCGACAAGGAATGCTACGATTCCGTCAGCGCATTTCTCAAAACAGGGGGGCGTCTCATCGACACCGCCTACATGTATGGCAACGAAGCAAGCGTCGGCAGAGCCATACGCAATTCCGGCGTGCCACGCAACGAGATCTTCGTCATCACCAAAATCTACCCTTCGCAGTTCCGGAACGCGAAAGCGGCCATCGATGAAGCGATCGGCAAACTCGATATCGATTATATCGATATGATGCTGCTGCATCACCCCGGTAGTGGCGACGTGGATGCCTACCAAGTCATGGAGCAGGCCGTGCAAGACGGGAAGATACGTTCGCTTGGACTGTCCAACTGGTATGTCAAAGAACTCACGGAGTTCCTTCCGCAGGTCGACATCACTCCGGCACTCGTGCAGAACGAGATACACCCCTATTATCAGGAGAACGACGTCATCCCGTTCATCAAGGAGCATGGCATCGCCGTTCAGGGCTGGTACCCCTTCGGTGGACGCGGGCATACGGCTGAGCTGCTGGGAGATTCCACACTTGTCGCCATCGCCAAATCGCACGGGGTCACGCCTGCACAGGTGGTGCTGCGCTGGAATCTGCAGAAGGGCGTCGTGGCCATCCCCGGATCCAGCAATCCCGAACACATTCGTGAGAACCAGGATATCTTCGGATTCTCACTGACAGATAAGGAAATGAGTCGGATCAGACAGCTCGACCGGGACGAAAAACATGATTGGTACTAGATTTGATTCGAGGTGGTCTTGAATGGGCGAGATGGGGTCGACACAACATACGTCGACTCCATCTCGCCTTTCCGACGAACCACGTCCCGGAATTCATCGTTCTCATCAAAACCATCAGTGGAATGAGGGGGATCGGCAACCACTGCTTGCTCCGCGCGCTCCGGTTGACCGGTCAAGTCAACCAAAGACACCTTTTACTCAGGATAGGGTCGACATATCAATGACAAAACGGTATCGCACGTCCGAGGAGAGCACACGCTTCCAAGCCTCGTTGATCTGGTCGGCCGCAATGACCTCGACTTGCGGAGCGACCCCGTGCTCGGCACAGAAGTCGAGCATCTCCTGGGTTTCGGCAATCGACCCTGTCGCTGATCCTGCATAGGCACGTCGAGCCCCAAGCAACGACTGCACGTGAAGACTCATGGGCTTCGAGGGTGCACCAACATTCACCAGTGTCCCGTCCTGTGCAAGCATAGAGAGGTACCCGTCGACGTCAAGCTCAGCACTGACTGTGTTCACGATCAGATCGAAAGTGCCGGCGAGCTGATTGAAGGTTTCCGGGTCGCTGGTCGCGTAGTAATGACTCGCTCCGAAGCGCAACCCGTCATCCTTCTTCTTCAAGGTCCGTGAGAGCACGGTGACTTCGGCTCCCATCGCGGCCGCGAGTTTGACGCCCATATGCCCCAGTCCGCCAAGTCCCACTATTGCGACTTTCTTGCCCGGGCCGGCTCCCCAGTGCCGCAGTGGTGAGTATGTGGTGATCCCTGCGCACAGCAGCGGGGCCGCAGCTTCGAAGGGTATCTGTTTAGGCAGGCGCAGCACGAAATGCTCGTCGACCACGATATGAGTGGAGTAGCCGCCTTGGGTGATGGTGCCGTCGCGGTCGAGGGACCCATAAGTCTGAGTATTGCCCTTCAGACAGTATTGTTCAAGCCCTGCCTTGCAGTTCGTGCATTCACCGCACGAGTTCACCATAGTGCCCACACCGACTCGGTCACCAACCGCAAAACGCGTGACGTCTGATCCCGTTTCCTGCACGATGCCGGCGATTTCATGACCGACGGTCAACGGGAAGGGCACAGTACCCCAATCCCCATGCACAGTATGGATATCGGAATGGCACACCCCCGCCCAAACAATCTTGATCAGGACATCATGAGGCCCTGTTTCACGGCGTTCGATACTGCCACGAATCAGGGGATCAGTGCTTGAAGTCGCTCGTATTGCTGATACACGCATGGTCTGCTTCCTTTCTACAGCGCCCATGCCGCCCGATGCGGTCATGGAACCATCACCACGAATTGCACCACCACCCGGTAGCGCTGACGAGTCTCCGCTGAAACGGGTACCCATAGAGACTCCTAATGTCTCTTCCACTCCCTGATGCCACGGGCGAGTCGTCCAAGCCCATCATCAAGCGTGGCGCGCGGGCAAGCAAGGTTCATGCGCAGGAACCGATTGCCGTTGCCCCGGTACACTGCGCCCGCCGAGAGGATCAGGCCGGTCTCCTCACGCAAGAAGTCCGACAGCGCGACACTGTCATCACACACGGCACCACAATCAACCCACATCAAATAGGTGGCATTCGCTGCAACGGTGCGCAGCTCGGGAATGCTGCTGTCGATGAACGACCTGGCATGCTCGCGGTTGGCTTGCAGATATACGCGTAGCTCGTCCAGCCACGGCCCGCACCTGGTAAAGGCAGTGATCGTGGCGACTACCGCAAAATCGTTGGATTCTGCCACTTCGTCACGGTTCAGGCCCTTCACTACTCTCATGCGCAGCTCGTCGTCGGGTATGATGACGGCCGCACCCTGCAGCCCCGCGAGGTTGAAGGCTTTGGATGCGGATACGCAGGTGACGCTCTCCCGCGCACACGCATCGGACACGGAGGCGAACGGAGTATATGAAACTCCGGGTGCGGTCAGATCGCAGTGGATCTCGTCCGAAATCACCGTCACCCCATGCCGCTCGCAGATGTCCCCGACCGCTAGCAGCTCGTCCGCAGTCCAGATGGTTCCGGTCGGGTTGTGCGGATTGCAGAAGATCAGCAGCCGTATCTCAGGGTCGGACAACGTGCGCTCCAAGGAGTCGAGATCCAGATGGTACGCGCCGTTCACATAATCCAGATCGCAGGAGACCACCTCGCGACCACTGTTGAGAATGGAATTGAAGAAGATGTTGTAGACCGGCGCGACCACCGCGACCTTGCCATCAGGCTGACTCAGTGTACGTACACACGATGATAGTGCCGGCACCACGCCGGTGCAGAAGTCCACCCACTGCGGATCGACGTTCCAATCGTGCCGATCGCACCACCAGCGAGCCACAGCCTGCCTGAACTCGTCAGGGATGTCTGTATACCCGTAGACCCCATGTTTGGCACGGGCGACGATTGCCTCGGTAATATCGGGTGCAGCACGAAAATCCATATCCGCTACCCACATGGGCAGTTCACCTTGAGCCACATTCCACTTTGTTGAGTAGGTGCCCGAACGGTCCACCGGCTTGTTGAAATCATAAGTCATCTCATGTCCCTTTCGAGCTATGCTGCGACTGCGCTGTTCAAGCTAGTGTTGCTGGGTGATTATCGTGGTACGGGACGGGTCGATCCGGTTCGGTTCCATGATCAGCTCGTCGATGCTCTCGCACTGGATGCGCCCGGATGCGGGGTTCATCACCGAGTCGATGCTACCTTCAATTTCAGCATCCACCGTGGAGTACTCGAACGCCAACGTCGTGTTGATCAGACGGCACCCGCGCATCACAAGATTGTCGATGTAGCATAGGCCTTGCAGGCTTTCGATGGTGCAATTGATAAAGGTGAGATTCTTCGAGTTCCATCCGAGATATTCGCCGATGATCGTTGAATCACGCACGGTCACGTTCTCGCAGTTCCAGAACGCGTCCTTGGACAGCAGCGTCGAATCGCGTACCTCAATGTCATGGCCGCCATCGAAGGCGTAATTCCCGTTGAG contains the following coding sequences:
- a CDS encoding alpha/beta hydrolase gives rise to the protein MTLHEGGYRFDLEPEVSRTSVRYTNRYGIAIAGDLYCRKDLDESQKHAAIVIGPPHSAVKEQAPGVYANQLAQRGFVALAFDPSFNGESGGEPRHVSSPEIFAEDFSAGVDYLGTLPYVSRKRIGALGICGSGGFALSAAQVDARIKAVVTSAMYDISGVNREGWKHSATDADRKRMLESLSEQRWTDVDAGAPEVVRAFPPEPTDTIPEGLDAITAEFFEYYGTERGHHPHAIGGFTTTSGLAHINFGPLRWVNDIAPRPILLITGSKAHSRYFSEDVYKQAKEPRELIVVPGARHIDLYDRVDLIPFDEIAAFYGKNLT
- a CDS encoding aldo/keto reductase yields the protein MENARAMHLIACTLAIAFLAAGCSPSSPESSADISPGGSSSPTISDKTSSRSSRSSQAAGRFNMEHRNVRLNSGYDMPSIDMGTYALSDKECYDSVSAFLKTGGRLIDTAYMYGNEASVGRAIRNSGVPRNEIFVITKIYPSQFRNAKAAIDEAIGKLDIDYIDMMLLHHPGSGDVDAYQVMEQAVQDGKIRSLGLSNWYVKELTEFLPQVDITPALVQNEIHPYYQENDVIPFIKEHGIAVQGWYPFGGRGHTAELLGDSTLVAIAKSHGVTPAQVVLRWNLQKGVVAIPGSSNPEHIRENQDIFGFSLTDKEMSRIRQLDRDEKHDWY
- a CDS encoding NAD(P)-dependent alcohol dehydrogenase — translated: MRVSAIRATSSTDPLIRGSIERRETGPHDVLIKIVWAGVCHSDIHTVHGDWGTVPFPLTVGHEIAGIVQETGSDVTRFAVGDRVGVGTMVNSCGECTNCKAGLEQYCLKGNTQTYGSLDRDGTITQGGYSTHIVVDEHFVLRLPKQIPFEAAAPLLCAGITTYSPLRHWGAGPGKKVAIVGLGGLGHMGVKLAAAMGAEVTVLSRTLKKKDDGLRFGASHYYATSDPETFNQLAGTFDLIVNTVSAELDVDGYLSMLAQDGTLVNVGAPSKPMSLHVQSLLGARRAYAGSATGSIAETQEMLDFCAEHGVAPQVEVIAADQINEAWKRVLSSDVRYRFVIDMSTLS
- a CDS encoding MalY/PatB family protein; translation: MTYDFNKPVDRSGTYSTKWNVAQGELPMWVADMDFRAAPDITEAIVARAKHGVYGYTDIPDEFRQAVARWWCDRHDWNVDPQWVDFCTGVVPALSSCVRTLSQPDGKVAVVAPVYNIFFNSILNSGREVVSCDLDYVNGAYHLDLDSLERTLSDPEIRLLIFCNPHNPTGTIWTADELLAVGDICERHGVTVISDEIHCDLTAPGVSYTPFASVSDACARESVTCVSASKAFNLAGLQGAAVIIPDDELRMRVVKGLNRDEVAESNDFAVVATITAFTRCGPWLDELRVYLQANREHARSFIDSSIPELRTVAANATYLMWVDCGAVCDDSVALSDFLREETGLILSAGAVYRGNGNRFLRMNLACPRATLDDGLGRLARGIREWKRH